A single window of Deltaproteobacteria bacterium DNA harbors:
- a CDS encoding glycosyltransferase family 2 protein — MGTSSNPSNSFSANSNPAISIVVPAYNEERRLPATIKDLRSFFGRFGSVEIIIVIEKSSDRTVELAAQAAAGDSSIQIIANEVQRGKGYAVKTGMLRAKGEVVFFMDADLSTPLAEVISFLSEFQANPGIDILIGSRAEAKSQVIKKQSWVRRNLGRGFNRFVQIFGVAGIKDTQCGFKAFRRRAVEPIFSRQTLNGFAFDVELLILAQLMGFKIQTVPVRWVNSPDSKVRIWIDPIKMFFDLVRIKRLARRTLKAKPYAAELPMSSKSAI, encoded by the coding sequence ATGGGTACGTCGTCCAATCCATCAAATTCATTTTCGGCAAATTCAAATCCGGCGATATCAATCGTTGTTCCCGCCTACAACGAGGAGCGTCGGCTTCCTGCTACGATTAAAGACCTGCGCTCTTTCTTTGGCCGCTTCGGCTCGGTCGAGATCATTATCGTTATTGAAAAATCATCGGACCGGACCGTCGAACTAGCAGCTCAAGCTGCGGCAGGCGATTCGAGTATCCAGATCATCGCCAATGAGGTGCAACGCGGCAAGGGGTACGCAGTTAAAACCGGTATGCTACGGGCGAAAGGCGAAGTCGTATTTTTCATGGATGCAGATTTGTCCACTCCGCTTGCCGAAGTGATTTCATTTCTTTCTGAATTCCAAGCGAATCCAGGCATCGATATTCTGATCGGCTCCCGAGCGGAAGCAAAAAGCCAGGTCATAAAGAAGCAATCTTGGGTCAGACGCAACTTAGGTCGAGGTTTTAATCGATTCGTTCAAATATTCGGCGTCGCAGGTATTAAAGACACCCAGTGTGGATTCAAGGCGTTTCGCAGGCGTGCCGTCGAACCTATTTTTTCCCGCCAAACATTGAACGGCTTCGCATTTGATGTCGAGCTATTGATCCTTGCGCAATTGATGGGATTCAAAATTCAGACAGTTCCCGTTCGCTGGGTGAACTCACCAGATTCAAAGGTTCGAATCTGGATTGATCCCATCAAAATGTTTTTTGATCTCGTTAGAATTAAGCGCCTGGCTCGTCGGACCCTGAAAGCGAAACCATACGCAGCAGAACTTCCGATGTCTTCGAAATCAGCGATTTAA
- a CDS encoding TIGR03663 family protein produces the protein MLRTNENRESQFTRSTFWLWPLLAVAAYFRFRDLGIKPPHFDEGINGHFVMTIWRDGFYTYDPTNFHGPLYFYLLHGAEVLFGRGVESFRIMNAFLAMGLVYFVFQFRRFLGPAAVVAAWIVAVSPAFTFYGRYAIHETLFVLGQIAFVYGRLVWLNKPTREAVAMIAAGLVIMLATKENFFIFVGTWIIAEFVVRFLEKLEKSDEPWSRLGDLSQSESRRLVRGTAVISSIALFLLFALYTGFFEYMRGAGDFFRAFDFWTKTGTKGNGHEKPFFYWLETMGRYEWVLLIGLAASAVATLFLKSQNRAQRLILLTGFGTWLAYSIIPYKTPWLLLGFWPLAFLLLPQMERGKWRILTAVVLGLTLVHSTVKSYRLNFVDFAKAGEPYVYVQTTSDYSNVMDVLKRKIRQNPAVANLSLVIMIQDPWPLPYEVALFPNLKYAKLEDIDRDPSIVANADLLLIDGSILEGLRNILPKKFGRMDFRLRDSYDSGWALFDFEKFRNVLAVDVPIESPGKK, from the coding sequence ATGTTACGGACAAACGAAAATCGCGAATCGCAATTTACACGCTCGACGTTTTGGCTTTGGCCGCTATTGGCTGTCGCGGCCTATTTTCGCTTTCGGGATTTAGGAATCAAACCACCCCATTTTGATGAGGGAATAAATGGTCACTTCGTCATGACGATTTGGCGGGATGGGTTTTACACCTACGACCCGACCAATTTCCACGGACCTTTGTACTTTTACCTTCTGCATGGAGCAGAGGTTCTGTTTGGTCGTGGTGTCGAATCTTTTCGAATCATGAACGCCTTTTTAGCGATGGGCTTAGTGTACTTTGTTTTTCAGTTTCGCCGCTTTCTCGGGCCGGCTGCAGTCGTAGCCGCTTGGATTGTAGCGGTGAGTCCTGCGTTCACGTTTTATGGACGATATGCGATTCACGAAACACTTTTTGTTTTAGGGCAGATTGCATTTGTTTATGGACGGCTGGTGTGGCTGAACAAACCGACGCGCGAAGCCGTCGCGATGATTGCCGCAGGTTTGGTGATCATGCTTGCGACAAAAGAAAATTTTTTTATATTTGTCGGCACCTGGATAATCGCAGAGTTCGTGGTCCGGTTTCTTGAGAAACTGGAAAAATCCGATGAGCCGTGGAGCCGCCTCGGCGATTTATCGCAGTCGGAATCTCGCCGGTTAGTTCGTGGCACTGCAGTCATTTCCTCGATCGCCTTATTCCTGTTGTTTGCTCTTTACACTGGATTTTTTGAATACATGAGGGGAGCCGGGGATTTTTTTCGAGCCTTTGATTTCTGGACAAAAACGGGCACTAAGGGAAATGGTCACGAAAAGCCCTTTTTCTATTGGCTCGAAACAATGGGGCGCTATGAATGGGTTCTGTTGATTGGACTTGCGGCATCGGCAGTAGCGACATTGTTCTTGAAATCGCAGAATCGCGCGCAGAGACTAATTCTTTTAACAGGCTTCGGTACGTGGCTCGCTTATTCTATAATCCCATATAAAACGCCGTGGCTCTTGCTTGGCTTTTGGCCGCTCGCATTTTTGTTGCTGCCACAAATGGAGCGGGGCAAGTGGCGGATTTTAACTGCCGTTGTTCTTGGATTGACGCTAGTTCATTCGACAGTGAAGAGCTACCGCTTGAACTTCGTTGATTTTGCTAAAGCTGGTGAGCCCTATGTCTACGTTCAGACAACCTCTGATTATTCCAATGTCATGGATGTATTAAAACGGAAAATTCGTCAAAACCCAGCAGTCGCGAATTTATCGCTTGTGATTATGATTCAAGATCCCTGGCCTCTTCCCTATGAAGTAGCGCTTTTTCCGAACTTAAAATACGCGAAGCTTGAGGATATTGACAGAGATCCAAGTATAGTTGCCAATGCGGATCTATTGCTGATCGATGGATCGATCCTTGAGGGTTTGCGAAATATTCTGCCAAAGAAGTTTGGTCGAATGGATTTTCGCCTGCGCGATTCTTATGACAGTGGCTGGGCGCTATTTGACTTCGAAAAGTTTCGCAATGTACTAGCAGTAGATGTACCTATCGAAAGTCCGGGGAAAAAATGA
- a CDS encoding lytic transglycosylase domain-containing protein, which yields MNGGNCFKLCASFLFHVVGLLAILLPGARAFSSSAQPVTLTLNDQVVLNPAAASELKALKSFFETKDYDKCLKAAPKAAKKAKSLEPWILAQEFECAEKLPVSKANSDRLNLVLFKMDSKPVFLSFGPWSQRIRNAWARTLVTALEMDQKYNRPRAWKRVETLSTLLSLTPAGKQSLDEAGRAKVWKIAGELLFLGQKQEGAREFFRRSLLEQEQPDLRERLKTLDNVAKKSTSSSGEDSLVKGADKIPAGSAEEIELFDRVSQNLKAGDLVAAGEDAVKLMNDFPGSPRAKLAADRTYESLVSVAEKPNEKFQPVRNSLLTVMEKADPDRVAEWARLAFNRGLWNESARLGKAAVEKQSSSRATKTLELAMDASIAIDDFKQAKLFGEELEARHAGTPSSRLATLRLGLIAFREKDYSKSSAIFEKMIATQAVDNYELQARYWLWRSLEKLQNPRAKSEAEEMARRFPFSYYGLRARLESQGGRLEWAKENPSVFEAGGAKLEHRLWLTQEEKLSLDRAMLLVTAGWFEEAQAELRILPEPVSPDEKAIRAKIWAAAKNFLAASKLANEAWDVKFELRRPELMKAVWPQEHKEFFESAAKLKNLDPVLTRSLTKQESGYFPKAVSSSNALGLMQMIPPTAREIADDLKLGKINLPDDLFDPSRNITMGTHYVAKMLTQFKGHVPLALAAYNAGPTRVDRWLKSRQSLVGLETGRTSAPESEIWIDEFPFAETSFYVKAILRNILLYQIVESGLVEAQEPLWKGVSSNPRPSSSLEIK from the coding sequence GTGAACGGCGGAAATTGTTTTAAATTGTGCGCCTCTTTTTTATTTCATGTGGTGGGTTTATTGGCGATCTTACTACCGGGGGCACGTGCCTTCAGTTCCTCGGCCCAGCCTGTGACTTTGACACTCAATGATCAAGTGGTTTTGAATCCAGCAGCGGCTTCTGAATTAAAAGCATTGAAGAGCTTTTTTGAAACGAAAGATTATGACAAATGCCTCAAGGCTGCGCCAAAAGCTGCAAAGAAAGCAAAGTCGCTTGAACCTTGGATTTTGGCTCAGGAGTTTGAATGCGCAGAAAAACTGCCAGTTTCTAAAGCGAACTCTGATCGCTTGAACTTAGTTTTATTCAAAATGGATTCAAAACCCGTCTTTCTTTCCTTCGGTCCCTGGAGTCAACGTATCCGGAATGCATGGGCGCGGACTTTAGTCACCGCTCTCGAAATGGATCAGAAGTACAATCGCCCTCGAGCTTGGAAAAGAGTCGAAACTCTTTCTACGTTACTCTCACTGACGCCAGCAGGAAAACAATCTTTAGATGAGGCTGGAAGAGCAAAGGTTTGGAAAATTGCTGGCGAGCTTTTGTTCCTCGGGCAAAAGCAAGAGGGAGCAAGGGAATTTTTTCGTCGAAGTCTGTTGGAGCAAGAACAACCAGATTTAAGAGAGCGACTCAAAACGTTGGATAATGTTGCAAAGAAATCGACAAGTTCCTCTGGAGAGGACTCTTTGGTAAAGGGGGCGGATAAAATTCCCGCTGGTAGCGCAGAGGAAATTGAACTCTTCGACCGGGTTTCTCAGAACTTGAAAGCTGGTGATCTTGTTGCCGCCGGCGAAGATGCAGTCAAACTGATGAATGACTTCCCTGGTAGTCCACGAGCGAAGTTGGCGGCGGATAGAACTTATGAAAGCTTGGTGTCCGTTGCAGAAAAACCGAACGAAAAATTTCAACCCGTGCGGAATTCACTTTTGACGGTCATGGAAAAAGCCGATCCCGACCGCGTCGCGGAATGGGCAAGGCTTGCCTTCAATCGTGGCCTTTGGAATGAGTCTGCGAGGCTCGGGAAAGCCGCTGTCGAAAAACAGTCTTCTTCGCGCGCAACAAAGACTCTTGAGCTTGCCATGGACGCTTCGATCGCGATTGACGACTTTAAGCAGGCGAAACTATTTGGTGAAGAGCTTGAAGCGAGGCATGCGGGTACTCCGTCTAGTCGCTTGGCTACGCTTCGTTTGGGTTTGATCGCGTTTAGAGAAAAGGACTATTCTAAATCGTCGGCCATTTTCGAGAAAATGATTGCGACTCAAGCGGTTGATAATTATGAGCTCCAAGCGCGTTACTGGCTGTGGCGAAGTTTGGAAAAGCTGCAAAACCCTCGAGCAAAATCTGAGGCCGAGGAGATGGCTCGCAGATTCCCGTTTAGCTACTACGGCCTGCGTGCGCGTCTAGAGTCTCAAGGTGGGAGGCTTGAATGGGCGAAAGAAAACCCAAGTGTGTTTGAAGCTGGCGGGGCCAAGCTGGAACATCGGCTTTGGCTGACACAAGAGGAAAAACTTAGTTTAGACCGCGCCATGCTTTTGGTGACCGCCGGTTGGTTCGAAGAGGCTCAGGCAGAGCTTCGAATTTTACCTGAGCCCGTTAGTCCGGACGAAAAAGCGATCCGTGCAAAAATTTGGGCGGCGGCTAAAAATTTTCTTGCTGCTTCAAAACTTGCGAACGAGGCGTGGGATGTAAAGTTTGAGCTTCGTCGGCCCGAACTCATGAAAGCGGTGTGGCCACAGGAGCACAAAGAGTTTTTTGAATCCGCGGCAAAATTAAAAAATCTGGATCCCGTATTGACCCGAAGTTTGACAAAGCAAGAAAGCGGCTACTTCCCCAAGGCTGTCTCAAGTTCCAATGCCCTCGGGCTTATGCAGATGATTCCGCCAACGGCTCGGGAAATTGCTGATGATTTGAAATTGGGGAAAATTAATTTGCCGGACGATTTGTTTGATCCTAGTCGAAACATCACTATGGGTACTCATTACGTTGCAAAAATGCTGACGCAGTTTAAAGGTCACGTCCCACTTGCTTTGGCGGCGTACAATGCGGGGCCTACGAGGGTCGACCGCTGGCTAAAGTCGCGGCAAAGCTTAGTTGGACTAGAGACTGGACGAACGTCTGCCCCAGAATCAGAAATTTGGATCGACGAATTTCCGTTTGCGGAAACTTCTTTCTACGTCAAAGCGATCCTTAGAAATATTCTGCTGTATCAAATCGTTGAGAGTGGATTGGTAGAGGCGCAAGAACCTTTGTGGAAGGGTGTTTCGAGCAATCCTCGACCATCATCGAGCCTCGAAATAAAGTAG
- a CDS encoding LysM peptidoglycan-binding domain-containing protein, with the protein MKKSDHVRLKTSPESSSFTRWILLPILSLSTLSACATQAVRLEGGGDAGVTASGGSSSSSNGAEGATSNDLSDSGADLLGIPLEVNRSVLKWIDYFQGPGRPHMERYLSRSTRYAPIMKEILRKEGLPEDLIYIALIESGFSSTAHSTASAVGYWQFIRGTGKQYRLRIDSFVDERRDFERSTVAAADYFKGLYNLFGAWYLAIASYNVGENRVKGLVMRNKTRDFWKLARERRLPQETVDYVPKFLAARLIGKEPAKYGFTDVEYMPPLEFSTVSFASPIDIRRLATEMGLEYDDLRDLNPAYKRGVAPMPKSGDKLVLRVPKGTEEKALAAAENASANLSTRYIAEDDYSYYRVRRGDTISSIARKFNVSQTKILQLNRMSARSVLSVGKRLRVPSENVATLGPAKSSQLESRERREPSNTVIKGKPQSTTVAARAGNISKAEIKAEAKLKDAAKRRSEKSIRQARLHVVRRGENLAVIAKKYGVSVRELATHNHLKKQSTLFVGKKLEIPKF; encoded by the coding sequence ATGAAGAAATCTGATCACGTGCGTCTAAAAACAAGTCCTGAATCTTCAAGCTTCACGCGGTGGATTCTTTTACCAATCCTGTCACTTTCGACGCTGTCGGCGTGCGCGACTCAGGCTGTGCGCCTTGAAGGAGGCGGAGACGCAGGCGTTACTGCGTCGGGCGGTTCGTCTTCGTCGTCCAATGGCGCTGAGGGAGCGACAAGTAACGATCTTTCGGACTCCGGCGCAGATCTGCTGGGTATTCCGTTGGAAGTAAACCGTTCGGTTTTGAAGTGGATCGATTATTTCCAAGGTCCAGGTCGGCCCCACATGGAACGCTACCTATCTCGAAGCACCCGGTATGCGCCAATTATGAAAGAGATTCTTCGTAAAGAAGGGTTGCCCGAAGATCTGATTTATATTGCTTTGATTGAATCAGGATTTTCGTCAACGGCACATAGTACTGCCAGCGCCGTGGGATACTGGCAGTTTATTCGCGGCACGGGGAAACAGTATCGTCTGCGAATTGATTCCTTTGTCGATGAGCGCCGCGACTTTGAACGGTCGACAGTGGCCGCAGCGGACTACTTCAAAGGTCTATATAACTTATTTGGTGCCTGGTATTTGGCGATCGCTTCCTACAACGTCGGCGAAAATCGCGTGAAGGGCCTAGTGATGCGAAACAAGACGCGAGACTTTTGGAAACTCGCGCGTGAGCGTCGTCTTCCGCAGGAAACGGTCGACTATGTACCAAAGTTTTTAGCAGCACGATTGATTGGAAAAGAACCTGCAAAATACGGGTTCACTGACGTGGAATACATGCCGCCTCTTGAATTCTCGACGGTCAGCTTTGCTAGTCCCATCGATATTCGTCGATTGGCAACGGAGATGGGTCTTGAGTACGACGATCTTCGCGATTTGAACCCGGCCTACAAGCGTGGCGTCGCCCCAATGCCCAAGAGTGGCGACAAGTTGGTACTTCGGGTGCCGAAGGGCACGGAAGAAAAGGCCCTCGCGGCGGCGGAGAATGCGAGTGCAAATTTGAGCACGCGATATATTGCGGAAGATGACTATTCGTACTACCGCGTTCGGCGTGGGGACACGATTAGTTCGATCGCGCGAAAGTTCAATGTCAGTCAAACAAAGATTCTACAGCTCAACAGAATGTCTGCTCGCTCGGTTCTTTCAGTTGGTAAGAGGTTGCGCGTACCTAGCGAAAATGTCGCGACCCTGGGGCCTGCAAAGTCTTCTCAACTTGAATCTCGCGAACGTCGCGAACCGTCGAACACTGTAATTAAAGGGAAGCCCCAATCGACAACGGTGGCCGCTCGCGCAGGAAATATTTCGAAGGCAGAAATCAAAGCTGAGGCAAAGCTTAAAGACGCGGCGAAGAGACGGAGTGAAAAATCAATTCGCCAGGCTCGCCTTCATGTCGTTCGGCGAGGCGAGAACCTCGCGGTCATCGCGAAGAAGTACGGCGTTTCGGTCCGAGAACTTGCCACTCACAATCATCTCAAAAAACAATCCACACTTTTCGTTGGCAAGAAACTCGAGATACCGAAATTTTAG